One genomic segment of Streptomyces niveus includes these proteins:
- a CDS encoding FG-GAP-like repeat-containing protein, giving the protein MKRPPIIDRAQWGADETMVADPAEYIDKVQAVYIHHTVGSNNYSCAESAALVRGIMTYHVKTEGWNDLGYNFLVDKCGRIFEGRGGGADLPVKGAHTYGFNSYSTGIALLGDFEGDAAAGKAAGRPTTAAQQSAARVAAWKLGQYGGSPKGSVTLVAQGDTGKYTEGQRATMNVISGHRDAFATACPGKNLYAKLPAIRDFAAGPGRNSAIPSADFNRDGINDLVAGLPRVASSDGSVTVLPGTTGGPSSAARRTINQNSPGVPGTSEAGDLFGSSNAWGDVNGDGYADLIVGSPGENGTTGQTDTGVVAVLHGPGLNSGKGYWTNAATRAAGEKLGATVTSGDFNADGNADILSVAPGKPGRWWAWDGKSGVAKSGYLNSTAYTAAASYASAVSGDFNKDGYADAAIGFRDPGGVGRLLWLKGSATGLQRVGVLDARGGRSLAAGDLNGDGYTDLAVGQPSTTESGHTLKGGAVTAVFGSATGLTSTGRKTFGQDTAGVPDTGETGDDMGASVSVGDVNLDGYDDILTGLPGEDITRSGVARTNAGQVILLRGSSTGPTATGSVAYHQDTAGVPGSTESDDRFGSSVSLTDLSGYSRADLAIGADGEDANNGTILQLDNSGTSGVVTSSGVYYGTTALGAPAGIRIGQVLTP; this is encoded by the coding sequence GTGAAGCGCCCGCCGATCATCGACCGCGCCCAGTGGGGCGCGGACGAGACGATGGTCGCCGACCCGGCGGAGTACATCGACAAGGTGCAGGCCGTCTACATCCACCACACCGTCGGCTCGAACAACTACAGCTGCGCCGAATCGGCCGCCCTGGTCCGCGGCATCATGACGTACCACGTCAAGACGGAGGGCTGGAACGACCTCGGCTACAACTTCCTGGTCGACAAGTGCGGCCGGATCTTCGAGGGCCGCGGCGGCGGCGCCGACCTGCCGGTCAAGGGCGCGCACACGTACGGCTTCAACAGCTACTCCACCGGCATCGCGCTGCTCGGCGACTTCGAGGGCGACGCGGCCGCGGGCAAGGCCGCCGGCCGGCCGACCACCGCCGCGCAGCAGTCCGCCGCCCGGGTCGCCGCCTGGAAGCTGGGCCAGTACGGCGGCAGCCCGAAGGGCTCGGTGACCCTCGTCGCCCAGGGCGACACGGGCAAGTACACCGAGGGTCAGCGGGCCACGATGAACGTGATCTCCGGTCACCGCGACGCGTTCGCCACCGCGTGCCCGGGCAAGAACCTCTACGCGAAGCTCCCCGCGATCCGCGATTTCGCCGCCGGCCCCGGCCGTAACTCAGCCATCCCGAGCGCCGACTTCAACAGGGACGGCATCAACGACCTGGTGGCCGGGCTGCCCCGGGTCGCGAGCAGCGACGGAAGCGTCACGGTCCTGCCGGGTACCACCGGCGGTCCGAGCTCCGCTGCGCGCAGGACCATCAACCAGAACAGCCCCGGCGTCCCCGGGACCTCCGAGGCCGGCGACCTCTTCGGCTCCTCCAACGCGTGGGGCGATGTCAACGGCGACGGATACGCCGACCTGATCGTCGGCTCGCCCGGCGAGAACGGCACCACCGGGCAGACGGACACCGGCGTGGTGGCAGTGCTCCACGGCCCCGGCCTGAACAGCGGCAAGGGGTACTGGACGAACGCGGCCACCCGCGCCGCCGGCGAGAAGCTCGGCGCCACAGTCACCTCCGGTGACTTCAACGCCGACGGCAACGCGGACATCCTCTCCGTCGCTCCGGGCAAGCCGGGCCGCTGGTGGGCGTGGGACGGCAAGTCCGGCGTGGCCAAGTCCGGTTATCTGAACTCGACGGCGTACACCGCCGCCGCGAGCTACGCCTCCGCCGTCAGCGGCGACTTCAACAAGGACGGGTACGCGGACGCCGCCATCGGCTTCCGCGATCCGGGCGGTGTCGGCCGGCTGCTGTGGCTCAAGGGCTCCGCGACCGGGCTCCAGCGCGTCGGTGTCCTGGACGCGCGAGGCGGCCGTTCACTCGCGGCGGGCGACCTCAACGGCGACGGCTACACCGACCTCGCGGTCGGCCAGCCGAGCACCACGGAGTCCGGTCACACGCTCAAGGGCGGTGCGGTCACGGCCGTCTTCGGATCGGCGACGGGACTGACCTCGACCGGACGCAAGACGTTCGGCCAGGACACCGCCGGTGTCCCGGACACCGGCGAGACGGGCGACGACATGGGCGCCTCCGTCTCCGTGGGTGACGTCAACCTCGACGGGTACGACGACATCCTCACCGGCCTGCCGGGTGAGGACATCACACGCAGCGGTGTCGCCCGGACCAACGCGGGCCAGGTCATCCTGCTGCGCGGCTCGTCCACGGGCCCGACCGCCACCGGCTCGGTCGCTTACCACCAGGACACCGCCGGCGTGCCGGGTTCCACCGAGTCCGACGACCGCTTCGGCTCGTCCGTCTCGCTCACGGACCTGTCGGGCTACAGCCGGGCCGACCTGGCCATCGGCGCCGACGGAGAGGACGCGAACAACGGCACGATCCTGCAACTGGACAACAGCGGCACCAGCGGCGTCGTGACCAGCTCCGGCGTCTACTACGGCACCACGGCACTGGGCGCACCCGCGGGCATTCGCATCGGCCAGGTACTGACGCCGTAA
- a CDS encoding YcxB family protein: MKIQMRHSPAGRWCYRFLWGLAALLALASAIILLTGGVDAFDPGMWSFLLIICLLLVAVRWLTALALLAYARHLGEHRVMVDEEGISTVSERHTNQTNWGFYGRSFESRRVFVLITPDVWGTGVLILPKRGLAAPQDAERLRSLIAEHLAAA; the protein is encoded by the coding sequence ATGAAGATTCAGATGCGGCACAGCCCGGCCGGACGGTGGTGCTACCGCTTCCTGTGGGGACTGGCCGCGCTGCTCGCCCTGGCGTCCGCAATCATCCTGCTGACCGGCGGAGTTGATGCCTTTGACCCGGGTATGTGGAGTTTCCTTCTGATCATCTGCCTCCTCCTCGTAGCCGTCCGCTGGCTGACGGCTCTGGCACTGCTCGCCTACGCCCGGCATCTGGGCGAGCACCGTGTAATGGTCGACGAGGAGGGGATCAGTACCGTCTCCGAGCGGCATACGAACCAGACCAACTGGGGGTTCTACGGGCGCAGCTTCGAGAGCCGGCGGGTATTCGTGCTGATCACCCCGGACGTGTGGGGAACCGGAGTGCTGATCCTCCCCAAACGTGGTCTGGCCGCGCCGCAGGACGCCGAACGACTGCGGTCACTGATCGCCGAGCATCTCGCCGCCGCGTGA
- a CDS encoding RNA polymerase sigma factor, whose product MGRGGDRRRTQGSDVELGSAVSLAQRGDEDAFAAAYRLVQPGLLGYLRGLVGNDAEDVASDAWLEIARDLRRFRGDGAGFRGWTATIARNRALDHLRKQKRRPQIALIEQDVLELPGRADTVDAVLESMSTRWALGQISGLPPDQAEAVLLRVVVGLDGPSTARVLGKRQGAVRTAAHRGLKRLAEQLTSGSRAENVAPAASGTLKDER is encoded by the coding sequence GTGGGCAGGGGTGGGGATCGGCGTCGTACGCAGGGGTCCGACGTGGAGTTGGGGAGTGCGGTGTCGCTTGCTCAGCGGGGGGACGAGGACGCTTTCGCGGCGGCGTACCGGCTTGTGCAGCCGGGGCTCCTGGGCTACTTGCGCGGGTTGGTCGGGAACGACGCGGAGGATGTGGCTTCGGACGCCTGGCTGGAGATCGCCCGGGACCTGAGGCGGTTTCGGGGTGACGGTGCTGGGTTTCGTGGCTGGACGGCGACGATCGCGCGGAACCGGGCGCTGGACCACCTCCGTAAGCAGAAGCGAAGACCTCAGATCGCGCTGATCGAGCAGGATGTGCTGGAACTGCCGGGGCGGGCGGACACGGTGGACGCGGTGCTGGAGTCGATGTCGACGCGGTGGGCGCTGGGACAGATCTCCGGGCTGCCGCCGGACCAGGCGGAAGCGGTGCTGTTGCGGGTGGTGGTGGGGCTGGACGGGCCGTCCACGGCACGGGTGTTGGGCAAGCGGCAGGGCGCGGTGCGCACGGCCGCCCATCGGGGGCTGAAGCGGCTGGCCGAGCAGTTGACCTCGGGAAGCCGGGCGGAGAACGTGGCGCCCGCCGCGTCGGGCACGCTGAAGGACGAGAGATGA
- a CDS encoding SDR family oxidoreductase has translation MARTRPDITVPDLSGKLAVVTGASDGVGLGMAARLAAAGAEVVMPVRNPRKGEAAIAKIKQRHPEAALSLRDLDLSSLGSVAALGTTLRDENRPVHILINNAGVMTPPDRQTTTDGFELQFGTNHLGHFALVAHLLPLLRAGRARVTSQISISANEHAINWPDLNWERSYNGRRAYSQSKIAFGLFGLELDRRSRARDWGITSNLAHPGIAPTSLLAARPEVDRARDMTAVRVIRALARARVLVGTVETAQLPALLAATSPDARGARLYGPSGLGHFAGAPAEQALYSRLRGENEAERVWRVSEKLTDIPFPTDEGALPDQGSTSESDRPR, from the coding sequence ATGGCACGCACACGACCGGACATCACCGTTCCCGACCTATCGGGGAAGCTCGCCGTCGTCACCGGTGCCAGCGACGGGGTCGGACTGGGCATGGCGGCCCGTCTCGCCGCCGCCGGGGCCGAGGTCGTCATGCCCGTCCGCAACCCTCGCAAAGGCGAAGCGGCGATCGCGAAGATCAAGCAGCGGCACCCGGAAGCCGCCCTGTCCCTGAGGGACCTCGACCTCTCCTCACTGGGCTCGGTCGCCGCGCTCGGAACCACGCTGCGCGACGAGAACCGTCCGGTCCACATCCTCATCAACAACGCCGGCGTGATGACTCCACCGGACCGGCAGACCACCACCGACGGGTTCGAGCTGCAGTTCGGCACCAACCACCTGGGGCACTTCGCTCTCGTCGCCCACCTGCTGCCGCTGCTGCGCGCGGGACGGGCGCGCGTGACCTCGCAGATCAGCATCAGCGCGAACGAGCACGCCATCAACTGGCCCGACCTGAACTGGGAACGGTCCTACAACGGCCGCCGCGCGTACAGCCAGTCCAAGATCGCGTTCGGCCTGTTCGGGCTCGAACTGGACCGGCGCAGCCGGGCCCGAGACTGGGGGATCACCAGCAACCTCGCCCACCCCGGCATCGCCCCCACCAGTCTCCTGGCCGCGCGCCCCGAGGTCGACCGGGCACGGGACATGACCGCCGTGCGCGTCATCCGCGCTCTCGCCCGCGCCCGCGTCCTCGTCGGAACGGTCGAGACCGCGCAGCTCCCGGCCCTGCTGGCCGCGACGTCGCCGGACGCACGGGGCGCCCGTCTGTACGGCCCCAGCGGTCTCGGGCACTTCGCGGGCGCGCCCGCCGAACAGGCCCTCTACTCCCGGCTTCGCGGAGAGAACGAGGCCGAACGCGTCTGGCGGGTCTCCGAGAAGCTCACCGACATCCCTTTCCCGACCGACGAGGGTGCCCTGCCCGACCAGGGATCGACGAGTGAGAGTGATCGACCCCGCTGA
- a CDS encoding dihydrofolate reductase family protein, which translates to MAKLIYSMISSLDGYAEAAEGDLGTGAEDQEVHTFINDLFRPVGKYLYGRRMYETMLYWETAHTEPGQPPHILQYARDWQAAEKIVYSTTLGSVSSARTRIERTFDPDAVRRLKAEADHDLTVDGPNLAAQAIAAGLVDEYHMFITTSVVGGGKRFFPDGVRLDLELVEERAFDSGLIYARYRTR; encoded by the coding sequence ATGGCAAAGCTCATCTACTCGATGATCAGCTCGCTCGACGGCTACGCCGAGGCGGCGGAGGGCGACCTCGGCACCGGGGCCGAGGACCAGGAGGTGCACACCTTCATCAACGACCTCTTCCGCCCCGTCGGTAAGTACCTCTACGGCCGCCGGATGTACGAGACGATGCTCTACTGGGAGACCGCGCACACCGAGCCCGGCCAACCGCCGCACATCCTGCAGTACGCCCGCGACTGGCAGGCCGCGGAGAAGATCGTCTACTCCACGACGCTCGGTTCGGTGTCCAGCGCCAGGACCAGGATCGAGCGGACCTTCGACCCGGACGCGGTGCGCAGGCTCAAGGCCGAGGCCGATCACGACCTCACCGTCGACGGCCCGAACCTCGCGGCCCAGGCGATCGCGGCCGGCCTGGTGGACGAGTACCACATGTTCATCACCACGAGCGTGGTCGGCGGCGGCAAGCGGTTCTTCCCCGACGGGGTGCGTCTCGATCTCGAACTGGTCGAGGAGCGTGCCTTCGACAGCGGACTGATCTACGCGCGCTACCGGACCCGCTGA
- a CDS encoding APC family permease has protein sequence MGRPSTGEGMPQELRRRLGLSDAVTIGLGSMIGAGIFAVLAPAAHAAGSGLLLGLVLAAVVAYCNATSSARLAARYPASGGTYVYGRERLGAFWGHLAGWSFVVGKTASCAAMALTVGSYVWPGQARAVAVAAVVALTAVNYAGVRKSVLLTRVIVAVVLAVLAAVAVAVFTSGAPDAGRLVIGDDATAGGVLQAAGLLFFAFAGYARIATLGEEVRDPARTIPRAVPIALGITLAVYAVIAVAALTVLGPRGLSEASAPLSEAVRAAGAGRLVPVVTAGAAVAALGSLLALILGVSRTTLAMARDGYLPRALAAVHPRFKVPHRAELAVGAVVAVVAATADVRGAIGFSSFGVLAYYAIANASAWTLTPDEGRPARVVPALGLAGCLVLAFALPPASVVSGAAVLAAGAVAFAGRRVKDRGRHQG, from the coding sequence ATGGGCAGGCCGTCGACCGGCGAGGGGATGCCGCAGGAGTTGCGGCGGCGGCTGGGGCTGTCCGATGCCGTGACGATCGGCCTGGGCTCGATGATCGGCGCGGGGATCTTCGCCGTCCTCGCTCCGGCCGCGCACGCCGCCGGTTCGGGGCTGCTGCTCGGCCTGGTCCTGGCCGCGGTGGTGGCGTACTGCAACGCCACCTCCTCCGCCCGGCTCGCGGCCCGCTACCCGGCCTCGGGCGGCACCTACGTCTACGGGCGCGAGCGGCTCGGCGCCTTCTGGGGCCATCTGGCCGGATGGAGTTTCGTCGTCGGCAAGACCGCCTCCTGCGCGGCGATGGCGCTCACCGTCGGCTCCTACGTGTGGCCGGGCCAGGCGCGGGCGGTGGCGGTCGCGGCGGTGGTGGCGCTCACCGCAGTGAACTACGCGGGGGTGCGGAAATCCGTGCTGCTCACCCGCGTGATCGTGGCCGTCGTCCTCGCGGTGCTCGCGGCGGTGGCCGTCGCGGTCTTCACCTCCGGCGCGCCGGACGCGGGCCGGCTGGTCATCGGTGACGACGCCACCGCCGGCGGCGTGCTCCAGGCGGCGGGGCTGCTGTTCTTCGCCTTCGCCGGGTACGCGCGCATCGCCACCCTCGGCGAGGAGGTCCGCGATCCGGCCCGCACCATCCCCAGGGCGGTACCGATCGCGCTCGGCATCACGCTCGCCGTCTACGCCGTCATCGCCGTCGCCGCCCTGACGGTCCTCGGCCCGAGGGGGCTTTCGGAGGCGAGCGCGCCGCTGTCGGAAGCGGTCCGGGCCGCGGGGGCCGGCCGGCTGGTGCCGGTGGTAACGGCCGGGGCGGCCGTCGCCGCGCTCGGCTCGCTGCTGGCGCTGATCCTCGGCGTCTCCCGTACGACGCTCGCGATGGCCCGCGACGGGTACCTGCCGCGCGCCCTGGCCGCCGTACACCCGCGCTTCAAGGTGCCGCACCGGGCCGAACTCGCGGTCGGTGCCGTGGTGGCGGTCGTCGCCGCGACGGCCGACGTACGCGGGGCGATCGGCTTCTCGTCCTTCGGAGTGCTGGCGTACTACGCCATCGCCAACGCCTCCGCCTGGACCCTCACCCCGGACGAGGGCCGCCCCGCACGCGTCGTCCCCGCCCTCGGGCTGGCCGGCTGCCTGGTGCTCGCCTTCGCCCTGCCACCGGCCTCGGTCGTCTCGGGCGCCGCCGTGCTGGCGGCCGGAGCCGTCGCCTTCGCGGGGCGAAGGGTGAAGGACCGTGGAAGACACCAAGGGTGA
- a CDS encoding IPT/TIG domain-containing protein — MPISPNQGSTGGGTLVTITGTNLSGTSAVKFGTKSATGVTNVSPTQVTAVSPSGAGSVGVTVTTPGGTSNPIPFFYVGAPFKSSLGPTSGPLAGGNTVTINGTGLATATSVSFGANSATPTVVSDTQLTVAVPAGAAAGPVGVSVTTAGGTNNGLSYTYVDVPTVTAVTPTSGPTSGGTGVTITGTNLGTTESVTFDGNPAPFTLVNSGTVSAVTPPGAAGAVDVVVTNPAGSDTAAGAFTYVAPPGI, encoded by the coding sequence ATGCCTATTTCTCCCAACCAGGGATCCACCGGCGGTGGCACGCTGGTGACCATCACCGGTACCAACCTGTCCGGCACCAGCGCCGTCAAGTTCGGCACGAAGTCGGCCACCGGCGTCACCAACGTCTCACCCACCCAGGTCACGGCCGTGTCGCCCTCGGGCGCCGGCAGCGTCGGGGTGACCGTCACCACCCCGGGTGGCACCAGCAACCCGATCCCGTTCTTCTACGTCGGGGCCCCGTTCAAGTCCTCGCTCGGGCCGACCTCCGGCCCCCTGGCGGGCGGCAACACGGTCACCATCAACGGCACCGGGCTCGCGACGGCCACCAGTGTGTCGTTCGGCGCCAACAGCGCCACGCCGACGGTCGTCTCCGACACCCAGCTCACCGTCGCCGTGCCGGCGGGCGCGGCAGCGGGCCCCGTCGGAGTGAGCGTGACCACCGCGGGCGGAACGAACAACGGTCTTTCCTACACCTACGTGGACGTTCCCACCGTCACCGCCGTCACGCCCACCTCCGGGCCGACGTCCGGCGGTACCGGTGTGACCATCACCGGGACCAACCTCGGCACCACCGAGTCGGTCACCTTCGACGGCAACCCCGCACCGTTCACCCTGGTGAACTCCGGCACCGTCTCGGCGGTGACGCCGCCCGGCGCCGCCGGCGCGGTCGATGTGGTGGTGACCAACCCGGCCGGCTCCGACACGGCCGCCGGCGCGTTCACCTACGTGGCGCCTCCGGGTATCTGA
- a CDS encoding IPT/TIG domain-containing protein — MPPTISTINPSQGPTTGGTTVTLTGTGMTGSTAVRFASTNATSFTVNSATQITAVSPPRAAGAAAVIVVHPTGNSNSVTFTYVVATVPVVTSVAPSSGPTSGGTSVTLTGTGFTGATAVTFAGVPATSFVVNSATQITAVTPGGSAGAAVVAVTTPGGTSAPDSFFFYAAPPVLTSASPVQSPTAGGVVVTLTGSDLLNAGAVRFGITNATSFTVVSATQITATAPAGTGSSPITVITPGGTSNPVAFTYVAAPTLTALVPGSGPTSAGTVVTLIGTNLSTASAITFGGTAASFTVVSDTQITAVAPAGAAGPVTVTVTTAGGTGPGPTYTRVGAPGI; from the coding sequence ATGCCGCCCACGATCAGCACCATCAATCCCTCGCAAGGGCCCACCACCGGGGGTACCACCGTCACCCTCACCGGCACCGGGATGACGGGGTCCACCGCCGTACGGTTCGCCAGTACCAACGCGACCTCCTTCACCGTGAACTCCGCCACCCAGATCACGGCCGTGAGCCCACCCCGCGCCGCCGGCGCGGCGGCGGTGATCGTCGTCCATCCGACCGGCAACAGCAACTCGGTGACCTTCACCTATGTCGTGGCGACGGTTCCGGTCGTCACGAGTGTGGCGCCCAGCAGCGGTCCGACATCGGGCGGCACGAGCGTCACCCTCACGGGGACCGGGTTCACCGGGGCCACGGCGGTCACCTTCGCCGGGGTCCCGGCGACGTCCTTCGTGGTGAACTCGGCCACCCAGATCACCGCCGTGACACCCGGGGGAAGTGCCGGGGCCGCGGTGGTGGCCGTCACGACACCGGGGGGTACCAGCGCCCCGGACTCCTTCTTCTTCTACGCCGCCCCGCCCGTCCTCACCAGTGCCTCCCCCGTCCAGAGTCCGACGGCCGGTGGTGTGGTGGTCACACTGACCGGGAGCGATCTGCTCAATGCCGGTGCCGTACGGTTCGGGATCACCAACGCCACCTCGTTCACCGTGGTGTCGGCGACCCAGATCACGGCCACCGCACCCGCGGGGACGGGGAGTTCACCGATCACGGTGATCACCCCGGGCGGCACGAGCAACCCCGTCGCCTTCACCTATGTCGCCGCGCCCACCCTCACCGCGCTGGTGCCCGGCAGCGGTCCGACGAGCGCGGGCACCGTTGTCACCCTGATCGGCACGAATCTGTCCACGGCCTCGGCGATCACCTTCGGCGGTACAGCCGCCTCCTTCACGGTCGTGTCGGACACCCAGATCACGGCGGTCGCACCCGCGGGAGCGGCGGGTCCGGTCACCGTGACCGTCACGACGGCGGGCGGCACCGGCCCCGGGCCGACCTACACCCGCGTCGGCGCGCCCGGCATCTGA
- a CDS encoding Ig-like domain-containing protein, producing the protein MHITPRRGRLVVATALAAVLGLASPAWAVPSSTTVTATPQSAQVGASVLLAATVDCIADPTGGLGVTFFDGSNELDTVLVNANGQASYNTTFSTVGSHTITAAYNGNSECDASNSTTTVQVTSAPTPPGPNPGFCLIACGGLINFSTGDINNTVNINKNQYGKQHHGRSY; encoded by the coding sequence GTGCACATCACACCACGCAGAGGAAGACTCGTCGTCGCCACAGCCCTGGCCGCCGTGCTCGGGCTGGCCTCGCCGGCCTGGGCCGTACCGTCGAGCACCACGGTGACGGCGACTCCGCAGTCCGCCCAGGTGGGCGCCTCGGTGCTGCTGGCGGCCACGGTCGACTGTATCGCCGACCCCACCGGCGGACTCGGCGTGACGTTCTTCGACGGCAGTAACGAGCTCGACACCGTACTCGTCAACGCCAACGGCCAGGCGAGCTACAACACCACGTTCAGCACGGTCGGCTCACACACCATCACCGCCGCCTACAACGGCAACTCGGAGTGCGACGCCTCCAACAGCACCACGACCGTCCAGGTGACGTCAGCCCCGACGCCGCCCGGCCCGAACCCCGGCTTCTGTCTCATCGCCTGCGGCGGGCTGATCAACTTCTCCACCGGTGACATCAACAACACCGTCAACATCAACAAGAACCAGTACGGGAAGCAGCATCACGGTCGGTCCTACTAG
- a CDS encoding ion transporter gives MSERTAHLRLALAVRTRRVTESTAFTAAVFGLILGNAVLLGAETYTGAVEQWHDTLKTAEHVFLAAFTAEILLRAAACADRPKDFFRDPWNLFDLAVVGLAFMPFARENATVLRLLRLARVVRAARFLPQLRIVIVAVGKSLPGTLSFVLVGALLLYVYAMIGWVFFAPEDPEHYGSLGRAALTLFLLITLDGLGDAVRAGLEISRWTILYFASFVLLGSFLLVNLLIGVVINSLQEAREMEAETDTGPGRCESAADTRHDLREQLAAARRALDTIEAELAHTRPDDDRPGATGPAGEPAPVTNPRVRCT, from the coding sequence ATGTCCGAACGGACCGCCCACTTACGGCTTGCCCTGGCGGTCCGTACACGCCGCGTCACCGAGTCGACCGCCTTCACCGCCGCGGTCTTCGGCCTCATCCTCGGCAACGCCGTACTGCTGGGAGCCGAGACCTACACCGGCGCCGTCGAGCAGTGGCACGACACACTGAAGACGGCCGAACACGTCTTCCTCGCGGCCTTCACCGCGGAGATCCTGCTGCGCGCCGCCGCCTGCGCCGACCGCCCCAAGGACTTCTTCCGCGATCCGTGGAACCTCTTCGACCTCGCGGTGGTCGGCCTGGCGTTCATGCCCTTCGCACGCGAGAACGCGACCGTACTGCGGCTCCTGCGCCTGGCCCGCGTGGTGCGCGCGGCCCGGTTCCTCCCGCAGCTGCGCATCGTCATCGTGGCTGTCGGCAAGAGCCTGCCCGGAACGCTGAGTTTCGTACTCGTCGGCGCGCTGCTCCTCTACGTCTACGCGATGATCGGCTGGGTCTTCTTCGCCCCGGAGGACCCCGAGCACTACGGCTCGCTGGGCCGCGCGGCGCTCACCCTGTTCCTCCTGATCACCCTCGACGGCCTCGGCGACGCGGTGCGGGCGGGCCTGGAGATCTCCCGCTGGACGATCCTCTACTTCGCCTCCTTCGTCCTGCTCGGCTCGTTCCTCCTCGTGAACCTGCTCATCGGCGTCGTCATCAACTCCCTCCAGGAAGCACGGGAGATGGAGGCCGAGACGGACACGGGACCGGGGCGGTGCGAGAGCGCCGCCGACACACGGCACGACCTGCGGGAACAGCTCGCCGCCGCGAGACGGGCCCTGGACACCATCGAGGCCGAACTCGCGCACACCCGCCCCGACGACGACCGACCGGGCGCGACAGGTCCGGCCGGTGAGCCGGCACCTGTCACCAACCCGCGCGTGCGGTGCACCTAG
- a CDS encoding hemolysin family protein, whose translation MTALQLAIGVFTLFTNAFFVGAEFALISVRRSQIEPAALKGNTRARNTLWGLEHLSAAMATAQLGITISSLVLGAVAEPAIAHLLEPPFESIGVPDGLVHPIAFVIALTLATYLHMLIGEMIPKNIALAAPARTALILAPSLVALTRALRPVIFGINAFANVLLRLMKVEPKDEVASVFTDDELVRMVKGSSDAGLIEPADGERLRDALELGTRPVGEVMVPLAETVTVQHDVTPRLLESTAATSGFSRLPVTGPEGEVRGYLHIKDTLGVTERDLPLPATALRPVVRVKTDTPLDDAMTAMRSAGTHLAAVAGDTGTVLGFVTMEDLLEELVGPATSDT comes from the coding sequence ATGACAGCCCTTCAGCTGGCCATCGGTGTTTTCACCCTCTTCACCAACGCCTTCTTCGTCGGGGCCGAGTTCGCCCTGATCTCCGTACGGCGCAGCCAGATCGAACCGGCCGCGCTCAAGGGCAACACCCGTGCCAGGAACACACTTTGGGGGCTGGAGCACCTGTCGGCGGCGATGGCCACCGCCCAGCTCGGCATCACCATCTCCTCACTCGTGCTCGGCGCGGTGGCGGAGCCGGCCATCGCGCATCTCCTGGAGCCGCCCTTCGAGTCCATCGGTGTGCCGGACGGCCTGGTCCACCCGATCGCCTTCGTGATCGCCCTGACCCTGGCCACCTATCTGCACATGCTGATCGGCGAGATGATCCCGAAGAACATCGCGCTCGCCGCCCCGGCACGGACCGCGCTGATCCTCGCCCCGTCACTCGTCGCCCTGACCCGCGCCCTGCGGCCGGTCATCTTCGGCATCAACGCCTTCGCGAACGTGCTGCTGCGGCTGATGAAGGTCGAACCCAAGGACGAGGTCGCCTCGGTCTTCACCGACGACGAACTCGTACGGATGGTCAAGGGCTCCAGCGACGCCGGCCTGATCGAACCGGCCGACGGCGAGCGGCTGCGCGACGCCCTCGAACTCGGCACCCGGCCCGTGGGTGAGGTGATGGTGCCCCTCGCCGAAACGGTGACGGTCCAGCACGATGTCACACCGCGCCTCCTGGAAAGCACCGCGGCCACTTCGGGATTCTCCCGTCTGCCGGTCACCGGGCCGGAGGGCGAGGTGCGGGGATATCTGCACATCAAGGACACCCTCGGTGTGACGGAACGCGATCTGCCGCTGCCCGCCACCGCACTGCGCCCGGTCGTCCGGGTGAAGACGGACACACCACTCGACGACGCCATGACCGCGATGCGATCCGCCGGAACCCATCTCGCGGCGGTCGCCGGCGACACGGGCACCGTCCTCGGCTTCGTCACCATGGAAGACCTGCTGGAAGAACTCGTCGGCCCCGCGACGAGTGACACCTGA